The following is a genomic window from Candidatus Omnitrophota bacterium.
TGACGCAACTGACGGCCATTTCCTGCAGGGAAGCTGCGCGAAAGAACCGACAAGGTATATACAACTTACAAAAGAAGAGGCAATAGCGGAAGCCATCGGCCAAAACCCCGAGCTTGACGGTCAGGAGATCAATGCACAGCTTATATGGGAAAGAGGAGGCCTGACATCTTCGCCGTTCTATCCTTATTGGGAAGTAACGGCCGGCGGCAGAACATATTTAGTTTCGGATAAGTAAAAAAGACGATAAAATAGGGTATAAACAGCGGCTGGTTTTATCATAACTCAGCCGCTGTTTTATTGTTAGATTTCGGCCTGCCAGCCGTCTTTTTAGGTGACACGAGCGATCTTTTACATAAAATTGGCCACATTTGTGCTTATAAATCACTTTTTATGTGGTATAATAGGTGCATATGAAAAAGGCCGATAAAAGTACGATAGAGCGCGAAAAGGTATTAGTCAGCCGTTGCGTTGTTGGTGAGAAGAGGGCATGGGACGAATTTGTCGATGCGTATAAGGCCCTTATTTATCATGCTATAATAAAGGCGTTTCAGCTTGTCGGATACAGCAATACGGAAGAGGTGGCGGGAGATATCTTCCAGGATGTCTTTGCTTCGCTGCTGAACGGTGATTACGCGAAATTACGCGGCTTCAAGTGGAAAAACGACTGTTCTTTGGCTTCATGGCTTCATATCGTGACGAAAAACGCGACATTCGATTTTTTAAGGAAGCATTTCAGGCGCGGAGATATAATGGAATCACTTTCTGCTGATGACGAAAATGAACCGGCAGATTACCGTATTGAGGGGTCAGAAGAGATACTCGTTTTACAGAACCTGGAAAATGAAGAAAGAAATGAGATTTTTGATAAAGCATTAAAAGAACTGCCCAAGGAAGATCTGTTACTTATAGACCTTATATACTTCCGAGGCGTTTCGCATAAAAATGCGGCAAAGATTTTAGGGAAAAGCATAGACGCTCTTTACATGCACAAAAAAAGAGTGATAGAAAAAATCAAAAAAACGATAGAGGTGGACCATGGAAAATATAGCCACTTTAATAAAAGAAGCGTTTAAAAGATCGATAAGCAAAAAAGCGTCTTCAAAAGGCCCCAAACCCTCGGAGGAGGATATTGCCTGTTTTGCGTCAGGACTACTTGACGAAAAGGAAAAAGGTGGTATCCTAGATTATATAGCTGCCGAGGAGGACGGCGATGAGGCCGTTTTTAGCT
Proteins encoded in this region:
- a CDS encoding sigma-70 family RNA polymerase sigma factor, translating into MKKADKSTIEREKVLVSRCVVGEKRAWDEFVDAYKALIYHAIIKAFQLVGYSNTEEVAGDIFQDVFASLLNGDYAKLRGFKWKNDCSLASWLHIVTKNATFDFLRKHFRRGDIMESLSADDENEPADYRIEGSEEILVLQNLENEERNEIFDKALKELPKEDLLLIDLIYFRGVSHKNAAKILGKSIDALYMHKKRVIEKIKKTIEVDHGKYSHFNKRSV